In Candidatus Lernaella stagnicola, one genomic interval encodes:
- a CDS encoding MBL fold metallo-hydrolase — MKIRWNGHSSFTVTADDGTVIVTDPYEPGAFGGGIGYQQITDQPDIVTISHDHADHNFTDGFQNDFVVIRDGGEAKGIHFTAVNSFHDENEGAERGTNTIFVFVVDGVRLCHLGDLGHILSDDQIEAIGQVDALMTPVGGYFTVDPLQATDAVERINPKIVLPMHFKTDKCGFPIAEVAEFLIGKENVKQIDADEIEVSADRLPGAREIIVLRHRY; from the coding sequence ATGAAGATTCGTTGGAACGGGCACTCAAGTTTCACGGTAACCGCCGATGACGGCACCGTTATCGTAACCGATCCTTACGAGCCGGGAGCGTTCGGCGGGGGCATCGGGTACCAGCAAATTACCGATCAGCCGGATATCGTTACGATCAGCCACGATCACGCGGACCACAATTTCACCGATGGTTTCCAGAACGACTTTGTTGTCATTCGTGATGGCGGCGAGGCCAAGGGGATCCACTTTACGGCCGTCAACTCCTTTCACGACGAGAACGAGGGGGCCGAGCGCGGCACCAACACGATATTTGTGTTTGTAGTGGACGGAGTTCGCCTGTGCCACCTGGGCGATTTGGGCCACATTCTCTCCGACGATCAGATCGAAGCGATCGGCCAGGTTGACGCGTTGATGACGCCGGTCGGGGGATACTTCACGGTCGATCCCCTGCAGGCGACCGACGCCGTCGAGCGCATCAACCCGAAGATTGTCCTGCCCATGCACTTCAAAACCGATAAATGCGGTTTCCCGATCGCGGAAGTCGCCGAATTTCTGATAGGCAAGGAAAACGTGAAGCAAATTGACGCCGATGAGATCGAAGTGTCGGCCGATAGACTACCGGGGGCGCGGGAGATCATCGTCTTGCGTCACCGTTACTAA
- a CDS encoding YihY family inner membrane protein, with amino-acid sequence MSGIRNFFANLYDMSSSEKNRWRRMLVNVLRFLNELRIQFAKDTVVVRASGMAYTTLLAIVPLMAVLFSVMSAFSQFAAFKDQVQAWLFSQIVPAKSGEILAYINQFTANTKTLGAFSALFLLITSIMLFDNIEKNFNALWNVTKQRGMMSRFMTFTNVLLWGPILFAMSFLVSGKLRAILNDNPLIEVGFLTRFMFGILPYLFTVFAFMLMLKVIPATKVKIRSAMVGGVVGGALWEIGKIVFTHTTAKSITYNAVYGSLALVPIFLVWLYITWVIVLLAVEISYVHHNYYTLVLNRAFVRPSAREKVHLAVRVLVFVARRFHAGQGPATLTELEDRFRIPNELAEQLIDQLMRGGLIQAVECEVEDDMRFVPGKSLDVLRLGEVVVAVYQDGAGAEPERGLDRLDKLAVDILENGERAATEEYEKTTILELIARSDQDLPPDFGDA; translated from the coding sequence ATGAGCGGTATTCGTAACTTTTTCGCCAATTTGTACGATATGAGCTCCTCCGAGAAAAATCGCTGGAGGCGCATGCTGGTCAACGTGTTGCGCTTCTTGAACGAACTGCGCATTCAGTTTGCGAAAGACACGGTGGTCGTGCGTGCCTCCGGGATGGCGTACACGACGTTGCTGGCGATTGTGCCGCTGATGGCTGTGCTGTTTTCGGTGATGAGCGCGTTTAGTCAGTTCGCCGCGTTCAAAGACCAGGTTCAGGCCTGGTTATTCAGCCAGATCGTGCCGGCGAAATCGGGCGAGATTCTGGCGTACATCAACCAATTCACGGCCAACACGAAAACGCTCGGAGCGTTTTCGGCTCTGTTTTTGCTGATCACGTCGATCATGCTGTTCGACAACATCGAGAAAAACTTCAACGCGTTATGGAACGTCACCAAGCAGCGCGGCATGATGTCTCGCTTCATGACCTTCACGAACGTGCTGTTGTGGGGGCCGATCCTGTTTGCCATGAGCTTCCTGGTTTCGGGCAAGCTTCGCGCGATCCTGAACGACAATCCCCTGATTGAAGTCGGATTCCTTACCCGCTTTATGTTCGGCATTCTGCCGTATCTGTTCACGGTCTTCGCGTTCATGCTGATGTTGAAAGTGATCCCCGCCACAAAAGTGAAAATCCGCAGTGCAATGGTGGGCGGCGTCGTCGGCGGCGCTCTGTGGGAGATCGGTAAAATCGTCTTTACACACACGACAGCGAAGTCGATCACCTATAACGCGGTGTACGGCTCGTTGGCGTTGGTGCCGATTTTCTTAGTTTGGCTGTACATCACGTGGGTAATCGTGCTGTTGGCCGTGGAGATATCGTACGTACACCACAACTACTACACTTTGGTGCTCAATCGCGCTTTCGTACGGCCCTCAGCTCGAGAGAAGGTTCACTTGGCGGTGCGGGTGCTGGTGTTTGTGGCCCGCCGATTTCATGCCGGGCAGGGACCGGCTACGTTGACGGAATTGGAAGATCGTTTTCGGATTCCCAACGAACTTGCCGAGCAGTTGATCGATCAACTCATGCGCGGCGGTTTGATCCAGGCCGTGGAATGCGAGGTCGAAGATGATATGCGCTTCGTGCCGGGCAAATCGTTGGATGTCTTGCGGCTTGGTGAAGTTGTGGTCGCGGTGTATCAAGATGGGGCGGGCGCCGAGCCGGAACGCGGCTTGGATAGGTTGGACAAATTGGCGGTCGATATTTTAGAAAACGGTGAAAGGGCCGCGACCGAAGAATACGAGAAAACGACGATCCTGGAGTTAATCGCGCGCAGCGATCAGGATTTACCGCCTGACTTCGGAGACGCTTGA
- a CDS encoding thiolase family protein, producing the protein MKEVWIVSGVRTAIGSFGGGLKDVSALQLGVIAAKEAIKRAGIDPAELQDVIAGQCMMRSDEINIGRCIGLEAGVPFYVPGCTIQRQCSSSMQGMVFGAQQIMLDEHDAVLIVGVENMSRVPFALYDMRWGARMWTKKCVDMLMQGLEDPVGHFLMGVTAENLAEKHDITREDQDELAAISQTRALAAIDSGRFKDEIVPVEVKTRKGTVVFDTDEHPRRGTTPETLAKLKAVFKADGTGTVTAGNASGINDGGAAMVIMSAEKAKALGLKPIARLISHAVAAVEPELMGYGPVPATEKALKKAGMELKDIELIELNEAFAAQYLACEKLLGVDRDITNVNGSGIALGHPVGATGIRIIISLLHEMQKRDLTTGLASLCVGGGMGKTVIVERI; encoded by the coding sequence ATGAAAGAGGTATGGATTGTCAGCGGAGTAAGAACCGCAATCGGTAGTTTCGGCGGAGGACTCAAAGACGTGTCGGCGTTGCAGTTGGGTGTGATTGCCGCCAAAGAGGCGATCAAACGCGCCGGTATCGATCCGGCCGAACTGCAGGACGTCATCGCGGGTCAGTGCATGATGCGGTCGGACGAGATCAACATCGGACGCTGCATCGGTTTAGAGGCCGGCGTACCGTTTTATGTCCCGGGTTGCACCATTCAAAGGCAGTGCTCCAGTTCCATGCAGGGGATGGTGTTCGGCGCGCAACAAATCATGTTGGACGAGCACGACGCCGTGTTGATCGTGGGCGTCGAGAACATGAGCCGTGTACCCTTCGCGCTGTACGATATGCGTTGGGGTGCACGCATGTGGACGAAAAAGTGCGTCGACATGCTCATGCAAGGCCTCGAAGACCCGGTCGGCCATTTCTTGATGGGTGTGACGGCCGAAAACCTGGCCGAAAAACACGATATCACCCGTGAAGATCAAGATGAATTGGCGGCCATCAGCCAAACTCGCGCCCTTGCCGCTATCGATAGCGGTCGTTTCAAGGACGAGATCGTACCGGTGGAAGTCAAAACCCGCAAAGGCACGGTTGTGTTCGATACCGACGAGCACCCGCGTCGCGGTACGACCCCGGAGACCCTCGCGAAGCTCAAAGCCGTGTTTAAAGCCGACGGCACCGGCACCGTGACGGCCGGCAACGCCAGTGGCATCAACGACGGTGGCGCGGCGATGGTCATCATGAGCGCCGAGAAAGCCAAGGCGTTGGGCCTCAAGCCGATTGCGCGACTTATTAGCCATGCCGTGGCAGCGGTCGAACCCGAACTGATGGGTTACGGTCCGGTACCGGCGACGGAAAAAGCGCTCAAAAAAGCCGGCATGGAACTCAAAGACATCGAACTGATCGAACTCAACGAAGCCTTCGCGGCCCAGTACCTGGCCTGCGAGAAGCTGCTCGGGGTCGACCGGGATATCACGAATGTGAACGGTTCCGGTATCGCGTTGGGGCACCCGGTTGGCGCGACCGGCATTCGCATCATTATTTCCCTGCTGCACGAAATGCAGAAGCGGGACCTGACCACCGGTTTGGCCTCCTTGTGCGTCGGCGGCGGTATGGGCAAGACGGTTATCGTGGAACGCATCTAA
- a CDS encoding cobalamin B12-binding domain-containing protein — protein sequence MKRKIRVLIGKPGLDGHDRGAKVVARALRDAGFEVIYTGLHQTPEMVVNTAIQEDVDAIGLSILSGAHNHLFPEVIRLLKEKNAEDIVVFGGGIIPDVDISALKDSGVREIFTPGTPIEQIVGFVNGLAAERELA from the coding sequence ATGAAACGCAAAATTCGCGTTCTGATCGGCAAACCCGGCCTCGACGGCCACGACCGCGGCGCAAAAGTGGTGGCGCGGGCGCTGCGCGATGCGGGTTTCGAAGTGATATACACCGGCTTGCATCAAACGCCGGAGATGGTCGTCAACACGGCGATCCAAGAAGACGTGGACGCCATCGGCCTGTCGATTCTATCCGGCGCGCATAATCACTTGTTCCCCGAAGTGATCCGCCTGCTTAAGGAAAAGAACGCCGAAGACATCGTGGTGTTCGGCGGCGGCATCATCCCCGACGTCGACATTTCCGCGCTCAAAGACAGCGGCGTGCGCGAAATCTTCACTCCCGGCACGCCCATCGAGCAGATCGTCGGCTTCGTCAACGGCCTGGCCGCAGAGCGTGAACTGGCCTGA
- a CDS encoding lactate utilization protein, whose product MNVAARSFKENGFQTLIFKKAADVRAAFAERLAKVDSVGFGGSATLRELELDVVAEDADVHFHNHWRPGLSSEEEWQERLAQGRADLFLTSANAATIDGQLVIVDGVGNRLAAAVFGPREVIFVLGENKIVRNLDAALQRVKRVAAPQRARQLDASTPCTSDGRCHDCRAPSRICRSTLIIERPSFGMRVDVWLVRANLGL is encoded by the coding sequence GTGAACGTCGCGGCGCGGTCTTTCAAGGAGAACGGCTTCCAGACCCTTATCTTTAAAAAGGCCGCCGACGTGCGCGCCGCATTTGCCGAGCGCTTGGCAAAAGTCGATTCTGTGGGCTTCGGTGGCAGTGCGACGTTGCGCGAGTTGGAGTTGGATGTCGTGGCCGAGGACGCGGACGTACACTTTCACAACCATTGGCGACCGGGGCTCTCCAGCGAAGAAGAATGGCAAGAGCGTTTGGCGCAGGGGCGGGCGGATTTGTTTCTCACGTCGGCCAATGCCGCGACGATTGATGGCCAACTGGTCATAGTCGATGGCGTCGGAAACCGCCTGGCGGCCGCGGTATTCGGTCCGCGCGAAGTTATTTTTGTCTTGGGCGAAAACAAAATCGTTCGTAACCTGGACGCGGCTCTGCAGCGCGTAAAGCGGGTTGCAGCGCCGCAACGCGCGAGGCAACTTGATGCGAGCACGCCGTGCACGTCGGACGGCCGTTGTCACGATTGCCGCGCGCCGAGCCGTATTTGCCGCAGCACGTTAATCATCGAACGGCCGAGTTTCGGTATGCGGGTCGACGTTTGGTTGGTGAGAGCCAATTTGGGACTGTAA
- a CDS encoding methylmalonyl-CoA mutase family protein, whose translation MSKETWQEKFDQTKQLSFRFTTVSDAPIEPLYTPEDVADIDYDRDLGYPGEFPFTRGVHPSMYRGRNWTMRQFAGFGSPKDTNGRFHFLLNNGQTGLSVAFDFPTLYGRDSDDPRCRGEVGKCGVAIDTLRDMEILFDRIPMDQITTSMTINPPAVILWAMYLVVAEKQGVPWEKVGGTIQNDMLKEFIAQKTWIFPPEPSLKIIVDILAFASENVPRWNTISISGYHIREAGSTAVQELAFTLGDGMTYVKEAVKAGLDPDRFAPRLSFFFNSHNDFFEEVAKFRAARRIWSRFMKEEIGAKDPRSWMLRFHTQTAGCSLTAQQPTNNVVRTTIQALAAVMGGTQSLHTNSMDETLALPTENSAMVALRTQQIIAEESGATNAIDPLGGSYFVEALTTRMEREALEYIQRIEEMGGMIKAIERGYPQREISQAAYHYQQQVDAGEKSIVGVNRFAIGDEPPIDTLRIDEQVEREQIRSLQQVRAERDNDALQRGLAALKETAQAGGNLVPAVLDCVRAYGSVGEIVNELRGVFGEYEDPAYL comes from the coding sequence GTGAGCAAGGAAACGTGGCAAGAAAAATTTGACCAGACCAAGCAGCTCTCCTTTCGGTTTACGACCGTATCCGACGCCCCCATCGAACCGCTATACACCCCTGAAGACGTTGCGGACATCGATTACGATCGCGACCTGGGATACCCAGGCGAATTCCCCTTTACGCGGGGCGTACACCCCTCAATGTATCGCGGGCGCAACTGGACGATGCGGCAGTTCGCGGGTTTCGGCTCGCCGAAGGATACCAACGGGCGCTTTCACTTCCTGCTGAATAACGGCCAGACGGGGCTTTCGGTCGCCTTTGATTTTCCGACCCTGTACGGCCGCGATTCGGACGACCCGCGCTGTCGCGGCGAAGTGGGCAAGTGCGGCGTGGCGATCGATACGCTGCGGGACATGGAGATTCTCTTCGACCGCATCCCGATGGACCAAATCACCACGAGCATGACGATCAATCCCCCGGCGGTCATCCTTTGGGCGATGTATCTGGTCGTGGCGGAAAAGCAGGGCGTGCCGTGGGAGAAGGTCGGCGGCACGATCCAAAACGACATGCTCAAAGAGTTCATCGCTCAGAAAACGTGGATTTTTCCGCCTGAGCCAAGCCTCAAGATCATCGTCGACATCCTGGCCTTCGCCTCCGAGAACGTGCCGCGCTGGAATACGATCAGCATCAGCGGCTACCACATTCGTGAGGCGGGCAGCACCGCCGTGCAGGAGTTGGCGTTCACGCTGGGCGACGGCATGACCTACGTCAAAGAAGCGGTGAAAGCCGGGCTGGACCCGGACAGGTTCGCGCCGCGGTTGTCGTTCTTCTTCAACTCGCACAACGATTTTTTCGAAGAAGTGGCGAAGTTCCGCGCCGCGCGCCGCATTTGGTCGCGCTTCATGAAAGAGGAAATCGGCGCGAAGGATCCGCGTTCGTGGATGCTGCGTTTCCACACGCAAACCGCCGGCTGCAGCCTCACGGCGCAGCAACCGACCAACAACGTCGTACGCACGACGATTCAAGCCCTTGCGGCGGTCATGGGCGGCACTCAGAGCCTGCACACCAACAGCATGGATGAAACGCTCGCGCTGCCGACGGAAAACTCTGCGATGGTCGCGTTGCGCACTCAGCAAATCATCGCCGAGGAGTCCGGCGCGACCAACGCTATCGACCCGCTGGGCGGTTCGTATTTCGTCGAAGCGCTGACCACGCGCATGGAACGCGAAGCGCTGGAATACATTCAGCGCATCGAGGAAATGGGCGGCATGATCAAGGCCATCGAGCGCGGCTATCCCCAAAGGGAAATCAGCCAGGCCGCCTACCATTATCAGCAGCAAGTCGACGCGGGCGAGAAATCGATCGTCGGCGTCAACCGCTTCGCCATCGGCGACGAACCGCCGATCGATACACTGCGCATTGACGAACAAGTCGAGCGCGAGCAAATTCGCAGCCTGCAGCAGGTGAGGGCCGAGCGCGATAACGACGCTTTGCAGCGGGGGCTCGCGGCGCTCAAGGAGACCGCGCAGGCGGGCGGCAATTTGGTGCCGGCGGTGCTCGATTGCGTGCGGGCGTACGGTAGCGTTGGCGAGATCGTCAACGAGCTGCGGGGCGTTTTCGGCGAATACGAGGACCCGGCTTATCTTTAG
- a CDS encoding outer membrane protein transport protein has translation MRRRAFLHAAGVLLLSCVVLLPSGASASGFFHPEVGARNFARGGAAIAGGTDLACFYVNMANLAQLDGTNIYGNAAFDVFHTYYRREPYLPAVRNSNPFDPIQFMGISSDFGLDSWTFGFAVYGPYGVTNRWPEKGPQRYNIIEANVLQIYYSLGVAWNPKDWIRVGVKGSVVNFKLLNFYGFTVLGDRNQSFDVTAKFLAYTEFVPSWGAGIVLAPIPNWVEVGFSYLPEFNVTVLGEVVGEMPQLYGVLLGGRIFSDDLTLPIHYPPIYRVGTRFIYKDKGDFELALMYIPWSYLQYYDIDLEGEEVMQDFKFPLNWKDTWNYRAGGTYKFNDHWWIHGGYQFEQTANPEWISGLETDRHIVSTGLTVRYFGMDIDFGYGHVFQDDVDTPPPPPTFESELDDGRGRYKSSYDVFLGAINFNIERMYYAYHGRRPW, from the coding sequence ATGCGACGGCGAGCCTTCCTACATGCTGCCGGTGTTCTACTTCTCTCATGTGTTGTTCTGTTACCGAGCGGCGCTTCCGCCAGTGGATTTTTCCACCCGGAAGTGGGCGCCCGTAACTTCGCCCGCGGCGGTGCGGCCATTGCGGGCGGCACTGATCTGGCCTGTTTTTACGTGAACATGGCCAACTTGGCGCAACTGGACGGCACGAATATATACGGCAACGCCGCGTTCGATGTTTTTCACACGTATTACCGCCGTGAGCCCTACTTGCCGGCGGTTCGCAACTCCAACCCCTTCGACCCGATTCAGTTCATGGGCATATCCAGCGACTTCGGGTTGGATTCGTGGACCTTCGGCTTCGCCGTCTACGGGCCCTACGGCGTGACCAACCGCTGGCCGGAAAAAGGGCCGCAGCGCTACAACATCATCGAAGCCAACGTCTTGCAGATTTACTATTCGCTCGGCGTGGCGTGGAACCCGAAGGATTGGATTCGCGTTGGCGTAAAGGGCAGCGTTGTGAATTTCAAGCTGCTCAACTTCTACGGTTTTACGGTCCTGGGCGACCGCAATCAATCGTTTGACGTCACGGCGAAATTCTTGGCCTATACCGAATTCGTGCCGAGTTGGGGCGCTGGTATTGTGCTTGCGCCAATCCCCAACTGGGTTGAAGTGGGATTCTCCTATCTGCCGGAATTCAACGTCACGGTGCTCGGCGAAGTGGTCGGCGAAATGCCGCAATTGTACGGCGTCCTTCTTGGCGGGCGGATTTTCTCCGACGACTTAACGCTGCCAATCCACTATCCGCCCATTTACCGTGTCGGCACGCGGTTCATTTACAAGGACAAGGGCGATTTCGAACTGGCCCTGATGTACATCCCCTGGTCGTATTTGCAGTACTACGATATCGACCTCGAGGGGGAGGAAGTGATGCAGGATTTCAAGTTCCCGCTCAACTGGAAAGACACGTGGAATTATCGCGCCGGTGGAACCTATAAATTCAACGATCACTGGTGGATTCACGGTGGTTACCAGTTCGAACAAACGGCGAACCCTGAGTGGATCAGCGGCCTGGAAACCGATAGGCATATTGTCAGCACGGGATTAACGGTCCGCTATTTCGGCATGGATATCGACTTCGGTTACGGACACGTATTCCAGGACGACGTTGACACGCCGCCACCGCCGCCGACCTTCGAAAGTGAACTGGACGATGGGCGCGGTCGGTACAAGTCGAGCTACGATGTCTTCCTCGGCGCGATTAACTTCAACATCGAAAGAATGTACTATGCTTATCATGGACGGAGGCCGTGGTGA
- a CDS encoding inositol monophosphatase family protein: MKTLELSELAAAVERIARQAGRIAMDLRDHLKTERKDDGSAVTQADVAVEDFLFENLSPLVPDAVFLGEERPVPETRSNLPVWVVDPIDGTDAYRQGLAYFGVCVGLAIGCEVVLGVFHNPFLDETYVAWQGGGAYLNGRRISVGTDKQWQRDCFVYGPSNTHLRYRLDMPVKLRSLGSTAEHMVLVADGRACFTFCRGHVWDVAAAVIVVREAGGVVRHFDGRNFCAADHFDGKVITPPLLAGNEEIVGGLIGKIEWLG, from the coding sequence ATGAAAACGTTAGAACTTTCCGAGCTCGCGGCGGCGGTTGAACGGATTGCCAGGCAGGCGGGGCGGATCGCCATGGACCTGCGCGATCATTTGAAGACTGAACGGAAGGACGACGGCTCGGCAGTCACCCAGGCTGACGTGGCCGTTGAGGACTTTCTGTTCGAAAACTTGTCGCCCCTCGTACCCGACGCGGTTTTCTTGGGCGAAGAGCGACCGGTTCCCGAAACGCGCAGCAATCTTCCGGTGTGGGTCGTGGACCCCATCGACGGCACGGACGCCTATCGGCAAGGGCTGGCTTACTTCGGTGTTTGTGTCGGATTGGCGATCGGTTGCGAAGTAGTGTTGGGCGTTTTTCACAATCCCTTTCTTGATGAAACCTACGTTGCGTGGCAGGGCGGTGGAGCCTATTTGAACGGCCGGCGGATTTCGGTGGGCACGGACAAGCAGTGGCAACGCGACTGTTTCGTGTACGGGCCCAGCAACACGCACCTTCGATACCGCCTGGATATGCCTGTGAAGTTGCGGTCGCTGGGCAGTACGGCCGAGCACATGGTGTTGGTAGCCGACGGTCGCGCGTGTTTCACGTTTTGCCGCGGGCATGTATGGGACGTTGCCGCCGCGGTGATTGTGGTCCGCGAAGCCGGAGGGGTGGTTCGACATTTCGACGGGCGGAACTTCTGCGCCGCGGATCACTTCGATGGAAAAGTGATAACGCCGCCGCTGTTGGCGGGCAATGAAGAAATTGTCGGCGGCTTGATAGGAAAAATCGAATGGTTGGGATGA
- the mce gene encoding methylmalonyl-CoA epimerase — protein MLKIVDHIGIAVPNIEEALKFWAKGLGIEVAHAEEVPSQKVKTAFLPVGETNVELLEPTSEDSPIAKALEKRGPGIHHICFQVEDIHAALAHMKEQGVRLIDEQPRPGAHGMLVAFVHPKSTGGVLVELSQKA, from the coding sequence ATGCTGAAAATCGTGGACCACATTGGAATCGCGGTACCGAATATCGAAGAAGCGCTGAAATTCTGGGCGAAAGGCCTGGGCATTGAGGTGGCGCACGCGGAGGAAGTGCCCTCCCAGAAGGTCAAGACGGCGTTTTTGCCGGTGGGCGAGACAAACGTCGAACTCCTGGAGCCCACCAGCGAGGACAGCCCGATCGCCAAGGCGCTGGAAAAGCGGGGCCCGGGCATCCACCACATCTGTTTTCAAGTGGAGGATATCCACGCCGCACTGGCGCACATGAAAGAGCAGGGCGTGCGGCTGATCGATGAACAACCACGTCCCGGCGCACACGGAATGCTGGTAGCCTTTGTGCATCCAAAGAGTACCGGCGGCGTATTGGTGGAGTTGAGTCAAAAAGCGTAA
- a CDS encoding mandelate racemase/muconate lactonizing enzyme family protein: MHKIERIELFHVNVPLRAPFYPSWIPGYPQTHARYTLVRLTTDTGLVGVSAGAAFGAEREGLGDLLGGFLLGLDAEDLPTVRQRIREASYLGWRNWWLEPAFYDLIGKIRGLPVYKLLQDDVRTVTNAPVYASSGEVRAFADRAAYLDEIRAKGIRAVKIRVKDPEMRDDVTILRECRRELGDHFTIAVDCNQGWPVSIVDPTPKWSYDYALNFCKACDDLGLAWIEEPLDMHDWEGMAALRKAIKTPISGGELQGDWHEVKPLFEHECLDKYQPDATFCGGLSTSKRIMTECRKRGLGFSPHTWTTGIGLVINLHAFAAWEKGDSLEYPYEPPGWIPEQREGVIDPILINGDGTIDVPQEPGLGIHLDEKKLRKFATRFYLATPFRLAIKTIREKGLRTALELKRKKEKK; the protein is encoded by the coding sequence ATGCACAAAATCGAGCGAATCGAGCTTTTTCATGTGAACGTTCCGCTCCGCGCGCCTTTTTATCCATCGTGGATTCCGGGTTATCCGCAGACCCATGCGCGTTACACCTTGGTGCGTCTGACGACCGATACCGGATTGGTCGGCGTCAGCGCCGGGGCGGCCTTCGGCGCCGAGCGGGAGGGACTCGGCGATTTGCTCGGCGGATTTCTGCTTGGTCTGGATGCGGAAGATTTGCCGACGGTTCGGCAGCGCATTCGGGAGGCGTCATATCTTGGTTGGCGCAATTGGTGGCTGGAGCCCGCGTTTTACGATTTGATCGGCAAAATTCGGGGTCTGCCGGTTTACAAGTTGCTGCAAGACGACGTGCGGACGGTAACGAACGCTCCGGTGTACGCCTCCAGCGGCGAAGTTCGCGCGTTTGCCGATCGCGCGGCGTATTTGGACGAGATCCGCGCCAAGGGCATTCGGGCAGTGAAGATACGGGTCAAGGATCCCGAAATGCGCGACGACGTGACGATCCTTAGAGAGTGCCGCCGGGAACTTGGCGACCATTTCACCATTGCAGTTGATTGCAATCAGGGTTGGCCGGTATCGATCGTCGACCCGACGCCGAAGTGGAGTTACGACTACGCGCTGAATTTCTGCAAAGCGTGCGACGATCTGGGCCTCGCGTGGATCGAAGAGCCATTAGACATGCACGACTGGGAAGGCATGGCCGCGCTGCGAAAGGCAATCAAGACGCCGATTTCGGGCGGTGAGTTACAGGGAGACTGGCACGAGGTCAAACCTTTATTCGAACACGAATGTCTCGACAAGTATCAGCCGGACGCCACGTTTTGCGGCGGGCTTTCGACCTCCAAACGCATCATGACCGAATGCCGAAAGCGCGGACTTGGCTTTTCTCCGCACACCTGGACAACCGGCATTGGGCTGGTGATTAACCTGCACGCCTTTGCCGCCTGGGAGAAGGGCGACAGCTTGGAGTACCCGTACGAACCGCCGGGCTGGATCCCCGAGCAGCGCGAAGGCGTGATCGACCCCATTCTGATCAATGGCGACGGCACCATCGATGTACCTCAGGAGCCGGGACTCGGTATTCATCTCGACGAGAAGAAGCTGCGAAAGTTCGCCACGCGTTTCTACCTGGCGACGCCGTTTCGTCTCGCGATCAAAACGATTCGGGAGAAGGGGCTACGCACCGCTCTGGAGTTGAAACGGAAGAAAGAAAAAAAGTGA